The following nucleotide sequence is from Bacteroidales bacterium.
AGCTATCTTACTAGTTATTACTCTGGGTATTGGTTTTTCTTTAGTTCCTTCTGCCATGTGGCCTTCCGTACCAAAAATTATCCCGGAAAGGCAATTGGGGACCGCATATTCCTTGATTTTCTGGGTTCAAAATTGGGGATTAATGGGTGTTCCTTATCTTATCGGATGGGTTCTGGATAAATATTGTGTTACGGGTCAAAATATTGTGGATGGACAGGCGGTAACCACATTCAATTACACGATCCCAATGTTGATTTTTATGGGATTTGGCGTGCTGGCACTAATATTTGCCTTTCTGTTAAAAGCTGAAGACAAAAAGAAAGGTTATGGTTTGCAGTTACCGAATATTAAAAAATAGATTTTAGAAATAATAAAATTGAGAGAGGTTGTCAAAATAGTTTCTGTGAACTCTGTGAAAAACTCTGTGTAACTCTGTGGTTAAACAAAATGTTTTTTAACCACAGAGAACACAGAGATAAAACAGAGGGATGTGTTTTTTTTGATACTTGTTCAATCTTACTGAAAATACTTCGATGAAAATCCTCATTGTTTCGGCAACACAGGAAGAAATAAAACCGCTGGCAAACACGCTGAAAGTGTTGCTGAAAAACGATTTCCGCACATACCAAACTGAATTAGCCGGGCATCAGCTTACATTACTCATTACAGGAGTAGGAATGGTTTCAACGGCTTACCGTTTGGGACAAATAAATTTATCGGATTTTGATTTGGCAATAAATGCAGGCATTGCGGGAAGTTTTAACGAATCGCTTGCCATTGGGGAAATGGTAAATGTTTATCAGGATTGTTTTGCAGAATTAGGTGCAGATTATGGCGATAAATTTATTTCATTAAACCGTTTGAATTTTTCCGGAGAATACTCCGAGCCGTTTTTTAGTGAGGACGGATTTATCAAGAATCAAACAGCAATAAAAAATCCCGAAATTGAAAAAATAAAAAAGGTCAGTGCAATAACAGTAAATACATTAAGCAGCGAATCATCCCGCATTGAAAAAATGCTGAAAAATTTCTCTCCCGATATAGAGAGCATGGAAGGCGCAGCCTTTTTTTATGCCTGTCTGGCCCAAAATATTTCTTGTTTTCAATTAAGGACTATTTCAAACTACATCGAACCGCGAAACCTTAACAACTGGAACATTCCCTTTGCCATTGCCCTGCTTAACAAAAAGTTGCCTGAAATAATCAAAGCTTTCTGATAAATTTTTTTCGCTCTCCCTCCGCAATTGAAATCTAAACAATACTTTTGCAAAAATAAACTTCTGCCCCGCAGCAGCGAACCAAACTTAATCTCTAATCTCTTAAATCTAACTTACAAATGTCCTACATAATAAAACTCGGATTTTCGCCTTGCCCTAACGACACCTTTATTTTTGATGCGCTTATTAATAAAAAAATTGATACGGAAGGTATTGATTTTATCTGTGATGCCGAAGATATTGAACAGCTTAATCTTCGGGCCATGGATGAAGATTTGGATATGACCAAAGTTAGTTTTCATACCTTTCTTCATATTGCCGACAAATATCAGCTGCTCGATGCAGGAAGTTCTCTGAGTACTAATTGCGGGCCATTACTAATAGCAAAAAATAAGTTCTCAGAACCCGAAATTGATAATTTGTCCATAGCTATCCCTGGTAAATATACAACAGCAGCTCTTTTACTAAATTATGTTTATCCTAACGCCAAAAACCACCATGAGATTATTTTCAGTAAAATTGAAAAAATGATATTGAAAGACATCGTTAATGCCGGTGTTATCATTCACGAAACAAGATTTACATATCAGGATAAGGGGCTGATAAAAATTTGTGACCTTGGTTGTTGCTGGGAACAGAAAACAGGCTTTCCAATTCCACTTGGTGGTATTGTTATCCGAAGAGATATGCCCGAAGAACTTAAATCGAAGCTGAACAGAATACTAAAAAACAGTGTGGAATTTGCTTTTCAAAACCCGGATTCTTCAAAAGAATTTATAAAAGAACATTCTGTTGAAATAGAAGACGAGATAATAAAAAAACACATTGAATTGTATGTGAACCATTATACAAAAAGCCTTTATGGTAAAGGAGAAGAAGCAGTCAAATATCTGTTTGAATACGGGTTTTCCCAACGCATCATCAACAGGATTCCGGATAATATTTTTTATCTTAAATAATTTTAACAAAATTCTGATATAATTAACAGTATTTTCTAAAGCTTTTCTAATTACCCCAAATGCATTTTATAAGTATCTTTGTAAAAAATAAACCGCAATGGCAAATCCTAAAGAAAACGAGAAGGAAAGAAAAGTAGTTGTTGGCATTACCCATGGAGATTTTAACGGCATAAACTATGAAATACTTATAAAAACACTTATGGAGCCTTACCTGTTAGAGATATGTACTCCGGTTATTTATGGGTCTTCCAAAATAGCTTCATATTACCGAAAGACATTAAATTTTACCGATTTTAATTTTAACCTTGTAAAAAAGGCGGAATTTGCCGGCTCCAAACGTCAAAATATTGTTAATGTTACAGAGCAAGAAGTTAAAATTGAAACAGGGACCTCTTCGCCTATTGCCGGGCAACTGGCATTAACAGCTCTTAACATGGCTGTTGACGACATTAAACATAATCACATTAATGTTTTGGTGACGGCGCCAATTAATAAAAAAAACATACAATCTCCCGGATTTAATTTTAAGGGGCACACCGAATATCTGGCTGAAAAATTCAACTGTAGCGATTACCTTATGATGATGGTGGCTCGAAATCTTAGGGTTGGCTTTGTAACCGGTCATGTAGCCATCAATGAAATCTCTTCAGTTTTAGATGAAAATCTTATTCTGCGGAAACTGATAGTGATGAATAATTCTTTAATAAAGGATTTTGGGATCAATAAACCCAAAATTGCATTGCTCGGGCTTAATCCGCATTCGGGTGACGATGGCGTTATTGGGAAAGAAGAAGAACAGATTATTATTCCAGCCATTAAAAAAGCTCAGGCAGAAAATATCCTTTGTTTCGGGCCCTATCCTTCGGATAGTTTTTTCGGAACATTTAAATACCGCCAGTTTGATGGAGTATTATCCATGTACCACGACCAGGGTATGATAGCTTTTAAAATTATTGGTTTTGAAGAAGGTGTAAACTTCACGGCCGGGCTTCCCATAATTCGAACTTCACCGGCACACGGTACGGCTTATGAAATAGCCGGAAAAAACATTGCCAGCCCCGAATCGCTCAGAAACGCCATTTACCTTGCCTGTGATATATATAAACACCGCCTACATTTCGAAAAAATAAATGAAAATCTCCTGAAAATAGGTGCCTACAAACAAAATGAAGAAGAGCAGGGAAAAGACAACTAAAGATTTTACAAGTAATCATGCCAGGGTATTCCATAAAAGAAATTTCAACAATAACCAAAGGGCGTCTGATTTCGGTTTCGGGAAAAAATGATGTTATCAACCATTTGCTTATTGACAGTCGCAAAATAACAGTTGCAAATACTTCTCTGTTTTTCGCAATTGTAACGAAAAAAAACAACGGCCACAAGTATATTTCCGAACTTCATAACAAGGGAGTTAGAAACTTTGTTGTGTCTGAAATGCCTGAAAATATAGAAAAATATGAAGGCTCAAACTTTCTGGATGTAAAAAATACACTTGATGCCTTACAGGCAATTGCAATACATCATCGAAAACAATTTGATATTCCGGTGATTGGTATAACGGGAAGTAACGGAAAAACCATCGTTAAAGAATGGATTTTTCAATTATTATCTGCCGATAAAAATATTGTACGAAGCCCGAAAAGTTTTAATTCTCAGATTGGCGTACCACTTTCTGTTTGGCAAATGCAACCCGAGCATGAGCTAGCTATTATTGAAGCTGGAATTTCTGAACCGGAAGAGATGAAAAAACTTCAGAACATCATCCAGCCAACCATTGGTATTTTCACAAACATTGGCAGCGCCCATGAAAAGAACTTTATTAATAACGTGCAAAAAACAGGCGAAAAGCTTAATCTATTTACCAAAACTGATGTTTTAATTTATTGTGCCGACAGTTATGAAATTCAGGACCGCATCATTCAATCAGAAATATTAAAACAAAACAAGTTTTTTAAGTGGGGCTGCAAAAATACTGCTGACCTTGTTATAAAAAAACAATTAAAAAATTCCAGAAACACAACAATAACAGGTCTTTTTAACTCCCTGGAAGTTTCTATTACAATACCTTTTACGGACAATGCATCCATTGAAAATGCCATTCATTGCTGGGCGCTGATGCTTTGGTTAGGATATTCGAATGATATTATTGCTTCAAGAATGAGACTTCTGACCCCTGTTGCAATGCGCCTAGAGTTAAAAGCCGGGATAAACAATTGTTCAATCATTAACGACAGTTATAGCTCCGACCTTAATTCGCTGAGTATTGCTCTTGATTTTATGAACCAGCAAAATCAACACAAAAACAAAACAGTAATCCTTTCTGATATTTTACAAAGTGCACTTGACGATAATGAACTATATGGCAATGTTTCAAAGTTGTTAAATTTGAAAGGAGTAACTCGCATTATTGGCATCGGACCTTCTATTTCAGACCACGATGTTTTATTCTCACAGAAAAAATCTTTTTATAAATCAACAGATGATTTTTTAAATAATGTTCAGCTTAAAGCTTTTAATAACGAAACAATTCTTATTAAGGGAGCACGTGTTTTTGAATTTGAACAAATTAGCCGGCTTTTACAACAAAAAACACACGAAACGGTGTTGGAGATAAATCTGAATGCCCTGATTCAAAATCTTGATTATTTTAAAAGCAAGCTAAAAAAGGGGACAAAGATAATGACAATGGTCAAAGCTCTTTCTTATGGCAGCGGAGGTTTTGAAATCGCAAATGTGTTACAGTATCATAATATTGATTATCTGGCTGTTGCTTATGCCGACGAAGGTATAGAGCTTCGCAAAGCAGGAATTACAAGACCCATCATGGTAATGAACCCCGAAGAAGAAAGCTTTGATTTAATAAATAAATATGACCTGGAACCCGAAATTTATAGTTTTCGGACTCTTAAATTGCTTATTGATTCGCTTAACAATGCAGGCAAAGAAAGGACTAAACAGTCTATACACATAAAAATTGACACCGGAATGCACCGCCTTGGTTTTGCTCCCGGTGAAATCAATACACTACTTAGCATCTTAAAAGAAAACGACCGAATTACTGTTAAGTCTGTATTTACGCATCTGGCTGTTAGCGAAAACCCCGAACACGATGACTTTACATTATCTCAGATTAAACTGCTGAAAGAAGTATGTGAAAGACTAAAAAAAGAACTTCCTGAGCCCTTTTTAATTCATGTACTTAATTCTGCAGGAATTTCTCGGTTTAAAGAAGCTCATCTTGATATGATACGCCTCGGGATTGGTCTTTACGGAATTTCTTTCTATGAAGAAGAACAACAAAATCTTCAAAACGTAAGCACACTTAAAACTATCATTTCACAGATAAAAACCATCAACAAAGGCGAAACGGTTAATTATGGAAGGGTATGGATAGCTGATAAAAAAACTACTATTGCTATTTTACCCGTTGGCTATGCCGATGGCCTTAGCAGGAGATTGAGCGATATGGGCGGATATGTTTATATTCTTGGTAAAAAAGCCATGTTAATTGGAAGCATTTGTATGGATATGTGTACAGTTGATATTACCGATATTGATGCTAAAGAAGGAGACACTGCATTTGTCTTTAATGATGCAATTTCTATTAAAAACTTGGCAAAAATACTCCACACCATTCCTTATGAGATTTTAACTTCCGTATCGGGAAGAGTTAAAAGAGTGTATTATTACGAATGATTTCCTGTTTTTTACACTTTTATGCAACATTCATCTTGCATGTTGTATGTCCATAATAATTTTAAAATTTAGCAAAGTTGCTTTAGTAGAGAATATGGGGTTGTTTTTTAGATACTTTTATAATAACAAAATATAATCTTAACCAAAAAGATATTTCATCAGTTCTTCAATCTTACGAAGAGGTATAATATGTATCTTATAATTTTTCAGATTCAAAGAAGAAGTATTGTATTTAGAAATTACAATTTCCTCGAAACCAAGTTTTTCTGCTTCCGAGATTCTTTGTTCAATTCTGTTTACAGAACGTATCTCGCCTGAAAGGCCAACCTCAGCGGAGAAACAGGTTTTAAGGCTGACAGCAATATCTTCATAAGAAGATAAGACAGAGGCAATTACAGCAAGGTCAATGGCAGGGTCATCAACCCTGATACCCCCGGCAATGTTTAGAAAAACATCTTTTGCCCCTAACCGGAACCCGCATCTTTTTTCCAAAACCGCCAGAAGCATATTCAGCCTTCTCGCATCAAAACCGGTGGAAGAACGCTGTGGATTTCCAAAAGTTGATGAGCTTACAATAGATTGTACTTCAATAAGCAAAGGTCTTAGCCCTTCGATAGTTGAAGCAACGGCAATTCCGCTCAGGGGTTCATCATGCTGTGAAAGTAGAACTTCCGAGGGGTTTGTAACCTCACGTAAGCCAGAGCTTTGCATTTCAAAAATACCTATTTCGGATGTAGAACCAAAACGGTTTTTTACCGAACGTAAAATGCGATACACGTAATTTCTGTCTCCCTCAAACTGCAATACGGTATCTACCATATGTTCAAGCAATTTGGGGCCGGCAATGCTTCCGTCCTTGGTAATATGCCCAACCAAAAAAACCGGTGTCGCAGTATTTTTCGAATATTTCTGAAATTCCGAGGCACATTCTCTGATTTGTGAAATACTCCCTGCTGAAGAATCAATAATATCGGTTTGTAATGTTTGTATAGAATCTACAACCACAAGGTTGGGTTTTATATTTTCAATATGCTGAAAGATACTCTGAGTATTAGTTTCATTAAGAATAAAACAGCTGTTGCTTTTTGCATTTATTCTTTCACTCCTCATTTTTATTTGTTGCTCACTTTCTTCACCAGTGATATAAAGAACCTTTTGGGTTTTAATATTTAAAGCAACCTGAAGCATAAGTGTGGATTTGCCTATTCCGGGCTCACCTCCGATTAATACCAATGAGCCAGGGACAATTCCTCCGCCAAGAATTCTGTTTAACTCATCGTTTGAAGAATCAATACGTTGGTGATTGTCAACCTCTATCTCATCAAGTATTTTGGGTTGTGAAACATTCCTGAAAGAATGGGTATCTTTAGCCGAAATGTTTTTTTTTGATATTACTTCCTCAACAAAGGTATTCCATTCGTTGCATGAGGGACATTTTCCAAGCCATTTTGAAGACTGAGTTCCACAATTCTGACAAAAAAATACGGTTTGGATTTTAGCCATCCGCTAAATCAAAGCATTGAAAATTCCCGGAAATAAAGTCCTCCCTCAACATTATTAACAATCATAAGAATATTGTTATTCATTTTTACGATTTCCCATTGACAATTGTAATAAGGCAGGTGAGGGTTTTCAATTCCGGAAACTGTAAACTTCTCATATGAATCCATACTATAAAACCCTTTATATTCTACAACAGTATCCGGATTTCCCATCCATTGTAAATCGCGATAATGAATTATCAGCTCTCCCCCTGATTTAAACTCCCAATCTTCTACATATGTTGTGTCATAAAAATTTTCCACATTAACGTATTTCCATTTGCCTTGTAATTTGTTTTCAACACTTGATTTGGTACAAGAAATATATGTGAAGAAACAAAAAGAAACAAATAATAATAAAAACTGTACAAAAAACTTTTTCATAGTTTGTATAATAATAATTTATAAAGCAAAATTAATAAAATAATTCAAAATTTGTCTTTTTTTGAATAAAATTTCACAATGTTGTTAATAATATTGCTTGTTGAATACCCTTCAATAAGTTCAATTGTAACTACTTGACCTCCATTTTGAATCGTATGATTTGCGCCCACAATTGTATCAAAGGAATAATCTTTTCCTTTTACTAATACATCTGGTTTTATTAATTTAATAAGATTTTCCGGAGTTTCTTCTTCAAAAATCACCACAGCAGAAACAAAAGACATTGACGCCAGTAATAATGAACGGGATTGTACATCATTAATCGGACGATTGTTTCCTTTAATTTTTTTTACAGAATTATCACTGTTAAGTCCAACAATTAAAATATCGCCTAAATCACAAGCTTTAGACAAATAATCAATATGGCCAAGATGTAAAATATCAAAACAGCCATTCGTAAAAACCATCTGATATTTTTTAAAACGGAAAAATTCCAGTCTTTTTTCAAAAACTTCAAAGGAGGGGTAAA
It contains:
- the mqnB gene encoding futalosine hydrolase, which gives rise to MKILIVSATQEEIKPLANTLKVLLKNDFRTYQTELAGHQLTLLITGVGMVSTAYRLGQINLSDFDLAINAGIAGSFNESLAIGEMVNVYQDCFAELGADYGDKFISLNRLNFSGEYSEPFFSEDGFIKNQTAIKNPEIEKIKKVSAITVNTLSSESSRIEKMLKNFSPDIESMEGAAFFYACLAQNISCFQLRTISNYIEPRNLNNWNIPFAIALLNKKLPEIIKAF
- a CDS encoding 1,4-dihydroxy-6-naphthoate synthase; translation: MSYIIKLGFSPCPNDTFIFDALINKKIDTEGIDFICDAEDIEQLNLRAMDEDLDMTKVSFHTFLHIADKYQLLDAGSSLSTNCGPLLIAKNKFSEPEIDNLSIAIPGKYTTAALLLNYVYPNAKNHHEIIFSKIEKMILKDIVNAGVIIHETRFTYQDKGLIKICDLGCCWEQKTGFPIPLGGIVIRRDMPEELKSKLNRILKNSVEFAFQNPDSSKEFIKEHSVEIEDEIIKKHIELYVNHYTKSLYGKGEEAVKYLFEYGFSQRIINRIPDNIFYLK
- the pdxA gene encoding 4-hydroxythreonine-4-phosphate dehydrogenase PdxA; this encodes MANPKENEKERKVVVGITHGDFNGINYEILIKTLMEPYLLEICTPVIYGSSKIASYYRKTLNFTDFNFNLVKKAEFAGSKRQNIVNVTEQEVKIETGTSSPIAGQLALTALNMAVDDIKHNHINVLVTAPINKKNIQSPGFNFKGHTEYLAEKFNCSDYLMMMVARNLRVGFVTGHVAINEISSVLDENLILRKLIVMNNSLIKDFGINKPKIALLGLNPHSGDDGVIGKEEEQIIIPAIKKAQAENILCFGPYPSDSFFGTFKYRQFDGVLSMYHDQGMIAFKIIGFEEGVNFTAGLPIIRTSPAHGTAYEIAGKNIASPESLRNAIYLACDIYKHRLHFEKINENLLKIGAYKQNEEEQGKDN
- a CDS encoding bifunctional UDP-N-acetylmuramoyl-tripeptide:D-alanyl-D-alanine ligase/alanine racemase, encoding MPGYSIKEISTITKGRLISVSGKNDVINHLLIDSRKITVANTSLFFAIVTKKNNGHKYISELHNKGVRNFVVSEMPENIEKYEGSNFLDVKNTLDALQAIAIHHRKQFDIPVIGITGSNGKTIVKEWIFQLLSADKNIVRSPKSFNSQIGVPLSVWQMQPEHELAIIEAGISEPEEMKKLQNIIQPTIGIFTNIGSAHEKNFINNVQKTGEKLNLFTKTDVLIYCADSYEIQDRIIQSEILKQNKFFKWGCKNTADLVIKKQLKNSRNTTITGLFNSLEVSITIPFTDNASIENAIHCWALMLWLGYSNDIIASRMRLLTPVAMRLELKAGINNCSIINDSYSSDLNSLSIALDFMNQQNQHKNKTVILSDILQSALDDNELYGNVSKLLNLKGVTRIIGIGPSISDHDVLFSQKKSFYKSTDDFLNNVQLKAFNNETILIKGARVFEFEQISRLLQQKTHETVLEINLNALIQNLDYFKSKLKKGTKIMTMVKALSYGSGGFEIANVLQYHNIDYLAVAYADEGIELRKAGITRPIMVMNPEEESFDLINKYDLEPEIYSFRTLKLLIDSLNNAGKERTKQSIHIKIDTGMHRLGFAPGEINTLLSILKENDRITVKSVFTHLAVSENPEHDDFTLSQIKLLKEVCERLKKELPEPFLIHVLNSAGISRFKEAHLDMIRLGIGLYGISFYEEEQQNLQNVSTLKTIISQIKTINKGETVNYGRVWIADKKTTIAILPVGYADGLSRRLSDMGGYVYILGKKAMLIGSICMDMCTVDITDIDAKEGDTAFVFNDAISIKNLAKILHTIPYEILTSVSGRVKRVYYYE
- the radA gene encoding DNA repair protein RadA; the protein is MAKIQTVFFCQNCGTQSSKWLGKCPSCNEWNTFVEEVISKKNISAKDTHSFRNVSQPKILDEIEVDNHQRIDSSNDELNRILGGGIVPGSLVLIGGEPGIGKSTLMLQVALNIKTQKVLYITGEESEQQIKMRSERINAKSNSCFILNETNTQSIFQHIENIKPNLVVVDSIQTLQTDIIDSSAGSISQIRECASEFQKYSKNTATPVFLVGHITKDGSIAGPKLLEHMVDTVLQFEGDRNYVYRILRSVKNRFGSTSEIGIFEMQSSGLREVTNPSEVLLSQHDEPLSGIAVASTIEGLRPLLIEVQSIVSSSTFGNPQRSSTGFDARRLNMLLAVLEKRCGFRLGAKDVFLNIAGGIRVDDPAIDLAVIASVLSSYEDIAVSLKTCFSAEVGLSGEIRSVNRIEQRISEAEKLGFEEIVISKYNTSSLNLKNYKIHIIPLRKIEELMKYLFG
- the rfaE2 gene encoding D-glycero-beta-D-manno-heptose 1-phosphate adenylyltransferase, producing MVFTNGCFDILHLGHIDYLSKACDLGDILIVGLNSDNSVKKIKGNNRPINDVQSRSLLLASMSFVSAVVIFEEETPENLIKLIKPDVLVKGKDYSFDTIVGANHTIQNGGQVVTIELIEGYSTSNIINNIVKFYSKKDKF